CTGGTGATCGCCTGGGTGATGAGTAAAACGCGGTTGTTTATCCCGCTGATTCAGGTCTCGATTCGCCTGCCGCATAAGCTGTTGTGCTACGTCACGTTCTCCGGTTTTTGCATTATGGGCACCTATTTCGGGCTGCATATTCAGGATTCCATCGCCAATACCCGCGCCATTGGCGCCGTCATGGGCGGGCTGCTCGGCGGGCCGCTGGTAGGCGGGCTGGTGGGGCTTACCGGCGGTCTGCATCGCTATTCGCTTGGCGGCATGACCGCGCTGAGCTGCATGGTGTCAACGATTGTCGAAGGGCTGCTCGGGGGCATCGTTCATAGCTGGCTGATTCGCCGCGGGCGCACCGATAAAATCTTCAACCCTTTTACCGCAGGCGCGATCACGCTGGTGGCGGAATTAGTGCAGATGGGCATTATTCTGCTGATCGCCCGCCCGTTCAGCGACGCGCTGCATCTGGTGCAAAACATCGCCGCGCCCATGGTCGTTACCAATACCATCGGGGCCGCGATGTTCATGCGTATTCTGCTCGACAAGCGCGCCATGTTTGAGAAATACACTACGGCGTTTTCGGCCACCGCGCTCAAGGTTGCCTCCGCGACGGAAGGCATTCTGCGCCAGGGGTTTAACGTCGAAAACAGCATGAAGGTGGCGCAGGTAATTCGCCAGGAGCTGGAGATAGGCGCGGTCGCCATTACCGATCGCGAACAGCTGCTGGCGTTTACCGGCATCGGTATGGATCACCATCTGCCCGGCAGCCCCATTTCGTCGCCCTGGACGCTGCGGGCGATTGAGTCCGGCGAAGTGGTCTACGCCGATGGCAACGAAGTGCCGTACCGCTGTTCGCTGCACCCGAACTGTAAGCTCGGCTCGACGCTCGTTATTCCGCTGCGCGGCGAGAACCGCAAGGTGGTGGGCACCATCAAGCTGTATGAACCAAAGCATCGCCTGTTCAGCTCGATCAACCGCACGCTGGGAGAAGGCATTGCGCAGCTGCTTTCCGCGCAGATCCTGGCGGGCCAGTATGAACGTCAGAAGCAGTTGCTCACCCAGTCGGAAATCAAACTGCTGCACGCCCAGGTGAATCCGCACTTTCTGTTTAACGCGCTGAACACGCTGATGGCGGTGATCCGCCGCGACAGCGAGCAGGCCTGCCAGTTAGTGCAGTACCTCTCGACGTTTTTCCGCAAAAACCTTAAGCGCCCGACGGATGTGGTGTCGCTCGCCGATGAAATCGACCATGTGAACGCCTATCTGCAAATTGAACAGGCGCGGTTTCAGTCCCATTTGCAAGTGAGCATGAACCTGCCCGATGAGTTGCGCCATATCCGGCTGCCCGCGTTTACGTTGCAGCCGATTGTCGAGAACGCTATCAAGCACGGCACGTCGCAGCTCTTGGGCCCCGGCGAAATCGCCCTGCGCGCCAGCCGCGACGATGATCATCTGGTGCTGGAAATTGAAGATAACGCCGGGCTTTATCAGCCTAACGCCGTCAGCAACGGCCTTGGCATGAGCCTGGTGGATAAACGACTGCGCGCGCGCTTCGGCGACGAGTGCGGCATTTCGGTCGCCTGTGAGCAGGACCGCTTTACCCGGATTACCTTACGTTTACCGCTGGAGGGAACGACATGATTAGCGTGCTGATTGTCGATGATGAGCCGCTGGCGCGGGAGAATCTGCGCCTGCTGCTGAAAGAGGAGGCCGACATCGAGGTAGTGGGCGAATGCGCCAACGCCGTCGAAGCCATCGGCGCGGTACACCGCTTGCGCCCGGATGTAGTCTTTCTCGATATCCAGATGCCGCGCATCTCCGGCCTTGAAATGGTCGGCATGCTCGACCCCGACACCCGCCCGTGGATTGTTTTTCTGACCGCGTTTGACGAATACGCCGTGAAGGCGTTTGAAGAGCACGCCTTTGATTATCTGCTCAAGCCTATTGAGACCGCGCGTCTGCAAAAGACGCTCGCGCGGATGCGTAATGAACGCCGCGAGCAGGATATGACGCCCATCACCGAGCGTCAGGAGGCATTGAAGTTTATTCCCTGCACCGGCCATAGCCGTATCTGGCTGCTGCAAATGGAGGACGTGGCGTTTGTCGCAAGCCGCCTGAGCGGCGTTTATGTCACCAGCAGCCAGGGGCAGGAGGGCTTCACGGAGCTGACGCTGCGCACGCTGGAGAGCCGCACGCCGCTGACGCGCTGTCACCGGCAGTATCTGGTCAATATGGCGCACATCAATGAAATTCGGCTGGAGGAGAATGGCCAGGCGGAACTGCTGCTGCGCCACGGCCAGACGGTGCCGGTTAGTCGCCGCTATCTCAAAACCCTGAAAGAGGCGCTCGGGCTGCGCGGATAAGTTTGCAATTATCACAGCGGTAAAATAAATGTTACCGCCCCGTACATCTTTTTCCTCGCTTGCCGATAACGGGAGGATATATCCGTATCAGGCAAAAAATGAGGACTTATTGATGGGCCTGCTTAAAGACTTTTCCATCCGCGCAGTGATGCTGACGGTGCTCGGCGTACTCTGTGTGTTATGGGCGGCCGTGGGCGTCTACAGCGTCTATTCGCTCTCGGCGATGGCCGATGGTAACCGCGTCGACCGCCAGCTTGTTTCACAGATGACCGTGCTCAGCAAAGGCAACGATCAGTATTTCCGCTTCGTCACCCGTCTGACCCGCGCCATGGAAAACGGCACGCCGGACGCCAAATCGCTCGAATCCGCGCAGCAGGCGCTCGACAATATGTCGCGCCAGCTCGACACGTTTAAACAGCTTTCTCCCGGCCCGCTCGATCCGGCCGTATCACAACAGGTGATCGCCGATTGGCAGAAGCTGCTGGATGACGGCGTGATCCCGCAGATGAAACTGGCGCGTGAAGGCACGTCGGACGCGTACCGCGCCCATGCCGGCAAAGTGACGCCGGTATTCAGCCGCGCGTTTGGCGCGAGCGCCGAGAAATTCAACGCCGCGGCGGGTGCCAAGCTTGATGCCACCCGCGAGCGCGTCGACAGCATGACCAGCACCACCAAAACCGTGATTATTATCGCGGTGATTATCGGCCTGCTGCTTCTGCTGCTGACCGACCGCTATCTGGTGGCGATGCTGGTGAAGCCGCTGGAGAAAATCCGCAACCACTTTACGCTTATCGCCGGTGGCGATCTCAGCCAGCCGGTGGAGCCGTTTGGCCGCAACTGCGTCGGTAAACTGGTGCCGCTGCTGACCGCGATGCAGGATCAGCTGCGTGAAGCGGTGAGCGCGATTCGCCACGGTAGCGAAAACATCTGGCGCGGCGCGTCGGAAATTTCGGCGGGCAATAATGACCTTTCGTCCCGTACCGAAGAGCAGGCCGCGGCGCTGGAGCAGACCGCCGCCAGCATGGAAGAGCTGACCTCCACCGTGCGCCTTAACGCCGAAAACGCCCGTCAGGCGAGCGAGCTGGCGCATGCCGCGTCAGAAAACGCCGGTAAAGGCGGCCAGCTGGCGCAAAATGTTATCGAGACCATGCAGGGTATTTCCGGCAGCTCGAAGAAAATCGCCGATATTACCAGCGTAATTAACAGCATTGCGTTCCAGACCAATATTCTGGCGCTCAACGCCGCCGTAGAAGCGGCGCGCGCAGGCGAACAGGGCCGCGGATTCGCGGTGGTCGCAGGCGAAGTGCGCAACCTCGCGAGCCGCAGCGCCGAAGCCGCCCGTGAAATCGAGGCGCTCATCACCGAATCGGTCGAGCGTATCGATAAAGGCTCTGAGCTGGTTAACGCGGCGGGCGATTCGATGGCGGAAATCTACCGCGGCGTCTCCAACGTCAGCACGATCATCAAGCAGATAGCCTCAGCGTCTGAAGAACAAAGCAAGGGCATCTCGCAGGTGGGCGTCGCCATCACTCAGATGGATACCGTTACCCAGCAGAACGCCTCGTTGGTGGAGCAGGTGTCCGCCGCCGCCGCCGCGCTGGAGCGCCAGACCGAAGAGCTGCAAAGCACCGTGCAGAAGTTCCGCCTCTCGGCCTGATATTCTCAGTCGCTGTATTAAAAAAGCCGCCTGTGAGGGCGGCTTTTTGGTTTATTCACTGAAAAACGTTTTTGCTTGTTAGTTTCAGATTAAGCTAATAATGATTTCAGGGAACCATTTTAGCTGACATGACGATATTAATTGTGGGTATTATCCAGCCTATCTCACTCGCCGGGAGCCGTTAGAACAGGGATGATTAATTATTTAAAAAGAAGCCTGCAACTGGGTCGCCTTGTAGAGCATGGTCTTCAAAACCAGCGGCCCGAGGCGCTGGAGCGGCTTAAAACACAGCTCAAAGAACAAGTTCGTCTGCCCACGGGGTGGCGGAGCCTTGGGATGCCACTGGTATTGGCAATGGTTATGGCTGTACTTAGCTTCGCCATTCCTCAGGTTTCTTTTTGGGTGGCTATTTCGCAGAGCTTAGGGTTAGCGGAAAGTGCATTCTTCATTGGCATGCTCTTCAGCAATTTTCTTTTTTGTGTGCTGATCATCCCTGCAATGATAGGGGTTGCAAGAGGGTATCTCCGCGCCTTGCAGTTATGGTTGGCATTGGTGGCGATAGCGGTATTCGTTAGCGCCCTATTTTTTATGAGCGTGCTTGTGTCTTTACTTTCCTCCGAAGGAGTTGTGCGCTGGGATATTATTGGCGCTCTGCTGGGTATAGTTTTTTCGGTATTCAGCGTGCGTTGTATCAATAGCAAGTTATTTATGGAAACCGTCGCGCTTGGCTTTTATAACCGTATTCTGCGTGAACAGGCTAAATATCAGGCTTACCAGCCAGGCGTAATGAAACGATAAACATCCATCTGCGTATCCTTTTACTTTTATATTAATAAGAAAGACTCTCCTTTATGGAGAGTCTTTCTTGCTGTTTTATTCCAGCCCCAGCGCGGCGCTGAGGTGCGCTATCTCCTTACGCCACTCGGCCTGCAGGGCAGGTTTCTGGTGGCGCGGTTTGCGTTCGAGATCGGCGTTGAGCCGCGCCTCCAGCTCAATCAGCCGTTCCAGCAGATGTGCGTCGCTGTTCGTCTCAGACGGCGCGGTGACTGCATCGGCCACATCCATCGCCTCCTGCATCGGCGCTGCGCGCAGGCGTGCCATCAGCGCTTCCATATTGTGCCACTCGCTCAAACCGCCATCTTCCACGAGCCAGAAGCGGTTACAGCTCGCCTCCATCAGCGTTCTGTCGTGCGTCACCAGCAGCAGCCCGCCTTCGAACGTTTGCAGGGTTTGCGCGAGCGCCTCTTTGCCTTCCATATCGAGATGGTTGGTCGGCTCATCGAGCATCAGCAGCGAATAGCGCGCAAGCGACAGGCCGACAAACAGCAGGCGCGAGCGCTCGCCGCCGCTCAGCGTGTCAACCCGCTGCCCGTGCCGCGCCCACGGGAAACCGGCGCTGATAAGCGCAAGCTTACGCTGTTGCAACTCAGGCGCGAACGGCTCCAGCGCCTCCAGCAGCGTGGCGTTATCCGGTAACTGATGCAGCGACTGATCGTAATACCCGAGCGACACGCGCGGATGGAAGGTGACGCCGGGAACCGTTTCCCCTGTTTGCCACTGTCGCCACAGCAGGCGCAGCAGCGACGACTTCCCGCAGCCGTTATGCCCAAGCAGCGCCACGCGATCCCCGCTTTTAAGCCGCGCCAGCGGCAGGGTAAAGAGCGTCGGCGCATCAGGTGCCGCGCTGACGGCCAGATTTTCCAGCTCAAGCAGGCGATCCGCCGCCAGCGCGTCGCCGGAGAGCGTCAGTCGCCAGCGGCTGCCCTGCGCCAGTTCGGTTTGCTCTTCTTTGAGCCGCGCCACCTGTTTTTCCATCTGTTTGGCTTTGCGCGCGAGATCTTCGTTGTCATAAACCTGTCCCCACGTGGCAAGCCGTTTCGCGCTCGCCGTCACGCGGTCTATCTCTTTTTGCTCCGCTTTATGGCGCAGGGCATCGCTCTCATCCCGCGCCGCCAGCGCCGCGCGTGCCTGCGTACAGGGGAGATCGAACGCCTGAAGCTGACCGTCGCGCAATATCCAGGTGCGGTTGGTTACGCTGTCCAGCAGCGCGCTGTCGTGGGAGACCAGAATAAAGCTGCCGTTCCAGCGGGCCAGAAACTGCTCCAGCCACAGCAGGGTGGGGAGATCGAGATGGTTGCCCGGCTCGTCGAGCAACAAGAGGTCAGGCGAGGTTATCAACGCCCGCGCCAGCAGCAGGCGGGTGTGCTGGCCGCCGCTGAGCGAGCCGGCCGTGAGTGACCAGGCCGCCTCGGCAAAGCCTATATTCGCCAGCAACGCCTGCGCCCGCCAGGCGCTGCTTTCACGCTCGGCCTCAGGCAGCCTGGCCAGCAGCGCTTCAAGTAGCGTCTGCTGATGCAGTTCGTCCGGCAGATGCTGCTCCACGCGCGCCAGCAGACAGCGCGCCGCGCGCGTCACAACGCCTTCGGCAGGCGCAAGCGTGCCGTCCAGCGCTTTCAGAAGCGTGCTTTTGCCGCAGCCGTTATGACCGATGAGGCCAATGCGGTCGCCTTTTTTCAGGGTAAAGGAAAGGGCGTTCAGCACCGGGCCAAACGGGGAATCAATGCGCAGAGAGTGCGCCGTCAGTAATGTGCTCATCGCTTACTCAGAATTTTCAGGCATAGCTATGCCTCGTCAAAAATCGCTGACGATAATCTGGTAAGCCCTGGAGAAGGGTTATGTGATGGGATCTTCGCTCAGGGTCCAGTTATCGCAGCACGATACCGGTAATGCCTGAGCTCTGGCGATCGCCAAAATGATGTGAATAGTCAAACAATTCACAGCACAGCATAAGAGTCCTCCTTTTATCTTCATCAGGTTGATGGGTAGGGCGAGTGTAGCGAGTGGCGCGTTTTTGCACCACTACGCGTATTAAGGGGTGTGAGCGAAAAAACGTTTTGGAAAGTGGAGATATAAGACGCGCCTGATCGCCGGGCGGCGTTTCAGGCGCAGAAGGATTAACGGTGGTAGAAAATGTCGCCGTTCATGGCGCGCACGACTTTGCCATCGGCGTCGGTGATAAGCACGTAATAGCCGCCCATGTAAGTCCAGTGTGTGCCAGCTTCCGGGGCGGGAAGGTTGCGGATCTGCCACTGTTTGATGTTGTACTGCTCGGTGCGGTAGAGATCCGGCACGATGTCGCCGATGGTGTATTTTTTGGAATCGGAGTGAAACTCTTTCACTTCATAGCTATCAATGGATTTGGGTTTTACCGCATCTGCGGCGAATGCAGAGGCCACCGACATCAACAGCACTCCCGCTACGATCATTCTGGTTTTCAACATACCTTCTCCACATGTCAGGGCGCTGCGCCCCGTTGATTTTGTTACCGTCAGGCCGCTATCTTCCTGCGCCATTCCCGGCCGGGCAAGGCTAATTATGTATAAAAAAATGAAGCGGATAGCAATCGGCGCGGGGCTGATTTGGTGGGGTGTGCTTATGGGCTGTCAGAAGTGGTGGGTTATACTTATGTCATGATTGCAGGGATAATGAGATTGTCATCCATTGGATTATTTATGATGAGTACAGAAGACGGCGTTCGTGCGCTAATAAAAAAGCATTTCTGGGAGATGGCAGATGAAGATTCGTTAAGCACCGGACAATATTGCGTCCTGCCAGAAGATGCGCTCGCCTTCTTCGAGGAATACTTTGCTGTGTTCAATCTGAATTATTCCTCTTTCGACTTCCGTAAATATTTTCCGCAAGAAGGGATATTTTTCCTGCCCAATGCGATGCTTCCCGACTATTTAAAA
The genomic region above belongs to Cronobacter malonaticus LMG 23826 and contains:
- a CDS encoding sensor histidine kinase, translating into MYEFNLVLLLLQQMCVFLVIAWVMSKTRLFIPLIQVSIRLPHKLLCYVTFSGFCIMGTYFGLHIQDSIANTRAIGAVMGGLLGGPLVGGLVGLTGGLHRYSLGGMTALSCMVSTIVEGLLGGIVHSWLIRRGRTDKIFNPFTAGAITLVAELVQMGIILLIARPFSDALHLVQNIAAPMVVTNTIGAAMFMRILLDKRAMFEKYTTAFSATALKVASATEGILRQGFNVENSMKVAQVIRQELEIGAVAITDREQLLAFTGIGMDHHLPGSPISSPWTLRAIESGEVVYADGNEVPYRCSLHPNCKLGSTLVIPLRGENRKVVGTIKLYEPKHRLFSSINRTLGEGIAQLLSAQILAGQYERQKQLLTQSEIKLLHAQVNPHFLFNALNTLMAVIRRDSEQACQLVQYLSTFFRKNLKRPTDVVSLADEIDHVNAYLQIEQARFQSHLQVSMNLPDELRHIRLPAFTLQPIVENAIKHGTSQLLGPGEIALRASRDDDHLVLEIEDNAGLYQPNAVSNGLGMSLVDKRLRARFGDECGISVACEQDRFTRITLRLPLEGTT
- the btsR gene encoding two-component system response regulator BtsR, which produces MISVLIVDDEPLARENLRLLLKEEADIEVVGECANAVEAIGAVHRLRPDVVFLDIQMPRISGLEMVGMLDPDTRPWIVFLTAFDEYAVKAFEEHAFDYLLKPIETARLQKTLARMRNERREQDMTPITERQEALKFIPCTGHSRIWLLQMEDVAFVASRLSGVYVTSSQGQEGFTELTLRTLESRTPLTRCHRQYLVNMAHINEIRLEENGQAELLLRHGQTVPVSRRYLKTLKEALGLRG
- a CDS encoding methyl-accepting chemotaxis protein, giving the protein MGLLKDFSIRAVMLTVLGVLCVLWAAVGVYSVYSLSAMADGNRVDRQLVSQMTVLSKGNDQYFRFVTRLTRAMENGTPDAKSLESAQQALDNMSRQLDTFKQLSPGPLDPAVSQQVIADWQKLLDDGVIPQMKLAREGTSDAYRAHAGKVTPVFSRAFGASAEKFNAAAGAKLDATRERVDSMTSTTKTVIIIAVIIGLLLLLLTDRYLVAMLVKPLEKIRNHFTLIAGGDLSQPVEPFGRNCVGKLVPLLTAMQDQLREAVSAIRHGSENIWRGASEISAGNNDLSSRTEEQAAALEQTAASMEELTSTVRLNAENARQASELAHAASENAGKGGQLAQNVIETMQGISGSSKKIADITSVINSIAFQTNILALNAAVEAARAGEQGRGFAVVAGEVRNLASRSAEAAREIEALITESVERIDKGSELVNAAGDSMAEIYRGVSNVSTIIKQIASASEEQSKGISQVGVAITQMDTVTQQNASLVEQVSAAAAALERQTEELQSTVQKFRLSA
- a CDS encoding ABC-F family ATP-binding cassette domain-containing protein gives rise to the protein MSTLLTAHSLRIDSPFGPVLNALSFTLKKGDRIGLIGHNGCGKSTLLKALDGTLAPAEGVVTRAARCLLARVEQHLPDELHQQTLLEALLARLPEAERESSAWRAQALLANIGFAEAAWSLTAGSLSGGQHTRLLLARALITSPDLLLLDEPGNHLDLPTLLWLEQFLARWNGSFILVSHDSALLDSVTNRTWILRDGQLQAFDLPCTQARAALAARDESDALRHKAEQKEIDRVTASAKRLATWGQVYDNEDLARKAKQMEKQVARLKEEQTELAQGSRWRLTLSGDALAADRLLELENLAVSAAPDAPTLFTLPLARLKSGDRVALLGHNGCGKSSLLRLLWRQWQTGETVPGVTFHPRVSLGYYDQSLHQLPDNATLLEALEPFAPELQQRKLALISAGFPWARHGQRVDTLSGGERSRLLFVGLSLARYSLLMLDEPTNHLDMEGKEALAQTLQTFEGGLLLVTHDRTLMEASCNRFWLVEDGGLSEWHNMEALMARLRAAPMQEAMDVADAVTAPSETNSDAHLLERLIELEARLNADLERKPRHQKPALQAEWRKEIAHLSAALGLE
- a CDS encoding RcnB family protein is translated as MLKTRMIVAGVLLMSVASAFAADAVKPKSIDSYEVKEFHSDSKKYTIGDIVPDLYRTEQYNIKQWQIRNLPAPEAGTHWTYMGGYYVLITDADGKVVRAMNGDIFYHR
- a CDS encoding DUF1493 family protein produces the protein MMSTEDGVRALIKKHFWEMADEDSLSTGQYCVLPEDALAFFEEYFAVFNLNYSSFDFRKYFPQEGIFFLPNAMLPDYLKSDKHQPSPLTVQMLIASAKAGCWIDD